Part of the Corynebacterium canis genome is shown below.
TTGGCCTGGTGGTGGGTATTCGGCCCGATACGATCGCCACCATGATGCCCGTGAGCAAGCGGCGCCAAGGCGTGTTGCTGGATGGCAAGGTGGCCAATACGGATATGGCAAGGAATTTCGATTCCTACGCGGTGGAGAAGCTGGACTCGCCGACGCTGGTGGTGCACGCCCAAGATGACAAAGTGGTGAGCTTTACCCAAACGCGGGACGCGGTGGCGCGGTTCCCGCGGTGCAGCTTTGTGGCATTCGATGCGGGTGGGCATTACCTCGACGGGCATTCCGAACAAGTGGCCGATGCGGTCCGAGGGTTTGTGGCCACCCGCTAGACGGGGTTAGAGCTGAGCGCTGAGCTTTTCCGCGGCGTCGATAAGCGCGGGTGCCCAGCGGGTGCCGGGGTGGGGGCCGAAACGTTCGATCGGTCCGGAAATGGAAAGGGCCGCGATAACCTGGCCGGTGTGGTCGAAAACAGGTGTGGAAACGCTGGCGAGGCCGGCCTCCCGCTCGCTCGTGGATTCGGCAAAATTCGCGGCGCGCACCTGTTCGAGGTCCTCGATGGAAAACGCTGCCTTTGGCATAATCGCGGCGCGGAGCTGCGGGGATGCGTACGCCATAAACACGCGCGCGGCGGAACCCGCAGTCAGCGGCATGCGTGAGCCAACCGGGACGGTGTTTTGCAATCCGGACGGAGGTTCGAGGCTGGCGATGCACGTCCGGGTAGTTCCCGTCAGGCGGTACAACTGGACGGATTCGTTGGTGTGTTCCATGATTGCGGCCATGAGCGGTGTCGCGGCGTCGACAA
Proteins encoded:
- a CDS encoding IclR family transcriptional regulator is translated as MGQYQPPGNGSGIKVLDRAVHILTTIAEQPRSLSELCEATGLPRATTHRLATALESHRLLTRTSDGRWNIGSALTALGSGSSDKLVDAATPLMAAIMEHTNESVQLYRLTGTTRTCIASLEPPSGLQNTVPVGSRMPLTAGSAARVFMAYASPQLRAAIMPKAAFSIEDLEQVRAANFAESTSEREAGLASVSTPVFDHTGQVIAALSISGPIERFGPHPGTRWAPALIDAAEKLSAQL